The sequence CCCGATACGGTCACGCGACCACACCGCCGCGCCACTGCACCATGGGGATGCCTTGTCCGACGTCACCATCCACGCCCGCACCCGCCCGCCACGCCGCGGCGCCCTCGTCGTCGCCGCCGCGCTGCTGCTCGGCGCCTGCGCCGGGCAGCCCGAGGGGCCGACGGGGGATCCCCTGGTCGCGCCCGAGGACGCGGTCACGCCGGCCGGGGACGACGTCGCCGCCCCCGACCCCGAGGACGACGACCCGCAGGCGGACCCCGAGGAGGCCGAGGCGGGGGTCGGCGACGAGGGCGAGCCGCTGCCCGACCCGGCCGAGGTCGGCGCGAACGAACTGGGGCAGATCCCGATCCTGATGTACCACCGCCTCCTGCCGGACGGCGGCGGCGAGTACGACCTGACCGCCGACGAGTTCCGCGGCGAGTTGCAGTGGCTCTACGACCACGGCTACCGGCCGGTGCGCATGGCCGACGTCGCGGCGGGGCGGATCGACCTGCCGGCCGGCACGTCGCCGGTGGTACTGACCTTCGACGACTCCACGCGTGAGCAGTTCGCCCTGGACGCCGACGGCGCGGTCGCGCCGGACACCAAGGTCGGCATCCTCGAGGAATTCGGCGAGCGGCACGAGGACTGGGACGCCACCGCCGCCTCGTTCTACGTCATCACCAGCTCGCTCTTCGGTGGCGGGGATCGCGGCGAGGGGCTGCTGACGGCCCTGGCCGAGCGCGGCTACGAGA comes from Egicoccus sp. AB-alg6-2 and encodes:
- a CDS encoding polysaccharide deacetylase family protein, translating into MSDVTIHARTRPPRRGALVVAAALLLGACAGQPEGPTGDPLVAPEDAVTPAGDDVAAPDPEDDDPQADPEEAEAGVGDEGEPLPDPAEVGANELGQIPILMYHRLLPDGGGEYDLTADEFRGELQWLYDHGYRPVRMADVAAGRIDLPAGTSPVVLTFDDSTREQFALDADGAVAPDTKVGILEEFGERHEDWDATAASFYVITSSLFGGGDRGEGLLTALAERGYEIGNHTHTHRNLGQADGAEVQQELTQNSAMVEELTGAPTATLSLPFGVRPQDHALSLAGEADGIGYEHQAALLVGSGPAPSPFHREWDPVGVPRIRSSPSWDGGDPDWGSAFWLQVLEDHPERRYVSDGDPDTIAFPADLQDGLSPEYADRALAY